A window of Desulfuromonas soudanensis genomic DNA:
ACCGCCCTGTGGCGCAAATGCACTTCGCCGGGGCCCGGAGGCGCTATGCTGACCTCTTCCCAGCGCAAGACGTCCGGCCCGCCGGTTTCATGAATCCGCATCGCTTTTGCCATGGTGTCACCTCCCTGAGGGTCGAAGAATCAGAAAAAAATAAACCGGGCGCCGACAATCAACTGGAAGACGACCATGAGGCCCTTGAGCTGGGGACGGGGAATGCGCATCGCGATGCGAATGCCCAGGCGGCTGGCCGTAAAGGCGCCCAGGATCATGACCAATGCCGCCAGCGGATGCACCCACCCGGCGCCGGGAATCATGGTTTGCGGGTCATTGAAACCGGCCAGCAGGTAGGAACTCGCCCCCGAGAGGGCGGTGACCACGATCAAGGCCGTGGCCGTGGCGATGGCCTGATGGATCGTGACGCCGAAAAAAACCACCAGCGCCGGGACGACCAGCGTCGTGCCGCCAATCCCGAAGAGTCCGGAAACGATCCCCATCAAAATGCCGGTCAAAACCAATCCAGCTTTATAGCCGGTGGAGGGGATGTGACCCTTAAGGCGCTCCTTGGCCGTGGGGAGATACATCGACGCCGCCACCGCCCAGAGGAAAATGCCGAAACCGAAACGCACCCATCGGTCGTCGCTGACGATCAGTAAATGGGCACCGAATATGGCGCCGAAGATCGTCCCCAAGCCGGTCCACAAAACAAGATTTCGGTCGAGCAGACCATTCTGGCGATGGATGTAGGCGGCATAGGCGCCGCTGAAAATCATGACAAAGAGGCTGGTGGCGACGGCGGTCATAAAGGCTGTGCGCGTGGTTACGCCCTGGGCGAGAAAAATTTGATAGAGAGTCGGCACCATCACGACTCCCCCGCCCACTCCGAGCAGCCCGGTGAGAAAGCCGGCGAAGACGCCGCCGAGAAGAATCGCCATGATCGTCATCAAGGACATCTGTCCACCCCGCCTTCTATCCGCAATGTTTCAGAACCCAGCTTGTCACCCCTTTAAGCGAACGAAATTCATCCACCGAGCGCGCCTTGGCCTCCGGGTAGACGTCCTGAACCATTTTTGTCAGGGCCGTCCCCGGGCCCAATTCGAGAAAGACCCTGCAGCCCATCTCCCAGGCCGCGGCCATGCACGCCGCCCAGTTGAGCGTCTGGGAGATCTGCTGCGTCAGGGCAGCGATGCCCTCCTCGCGGCGCCGAACCACCGCGCCGCTGATCCCTGCCAGAATGGGAACCGGCGGGTTGGTCAGGGCGGAGGCTTCCAGCAGGGAGTGAAAGCCCCGGCCGGCTTCGGCGAGGACCGAGGTATGGGAGGGGACGCCGACCTGCAGGCGTCGCACGGTTTGGGCGCCCGTTTCCAGGGCGAGGGACTCGAGAAGGGTCAGGATCTCCTCGGATCCGCCGACGATGAAATGGTCTGGCCCGTTGACGATGGCCATCTCGGCCCCGGTTTCACGGCAGAGTCCCTCGATCTGGGCACGTCCCAGCCCGCGCAGGGCGGAGAGGCCGGAGGCCGGAGGAGAGGCCGCATCCATCAGGGCCGCCCGCCGGGTTGCCAGGGACAGGGTTTCCTCTGTGCTCAGGGCTCCGGCACAGCCATAGGCGGGGAGCTCGCCGAGGCTGTAGCCGCCGAAGACGCGGGGCGTCGGCAGGCGGTTCCGCAGTGCTGCCCAGGTGGCCAGTTGCAGGGAGGAGATCAGCGGCTGGGCCAGCGCGTTCCGGAAGAGCTCCCGGGGATCCGCTTTCCTGGCCAGAGCATCGGGAGGGCTCCCCAGGAGATTGGCGGAAAGATGGAGAACCTTGCCGGCCGCTTCGTCCCCGTCCAACAGGTCGAACATCTCCGGATGCTGGTTCCCCTGTCCGGAGCAGAGAATGCCAAGCCCTTTCATGCTTCATCCTTTTCAGGGGTGTTTCAAAACGGCTGCGGGCTCGCCGCCGTTTTGCCAGAGCCTAAGATTGCAGGCGGTAAACGAACAGCGTCGCGGCGAGAAGGTCGGCACTCCCCCCCGGGCTGAGATTGAGTGCGACGAACTCGCGATGGATGGCGCCGGCATGAAGCTGCCAGCCGGGACGATGAACCCCGCCGGCGGCGAGAAAGGCCCGGGCCGACTCCTGAGCGAAGGTCAACCCCTGCTCTCCCCCCCGATAGAGAAGGTTCGTATCGGGGAGGACCTCCATCAGAGCGAACAGGCATTGGACCGCGGCGCTGTTCGGGTCGGCACCTTGATGGAGACTTTTTTGCAGCGCCGGCAGGCCGACCTTGAACACGTGGGGGAAACCGGAGGATGCCTCGAGGAGGGCACCCCCGACGCCGTGATTTGCGGCGACCTGACTGCCGTGACTGATCCTGGGCAACCGGGTGCCATGCAGGCGGATGGCCTCCCCCCAGCGCTCACGGACGACTACCGCCAGTGCCTCGTTTTGCAGCGACAGGTCGGCGTTCCGAAGGTGCCCTGCGGCGGCGGCCAAAAGCCCGAGGTTGAAGATCGCCCCGCGATGGGTGTTGACCCCCCGCGTTGCTTTGAGCATCCGCTCTTCGGCAGCGATGCCGAGCTCCTTTAAGGCGGCAAAAGGGGCGTTGCCCATGCCGGCCAGGGCAATCTCGCGGAAATACCCGCGCAGGGAAAAGAGACTGCGGAAAAAGGTGGCGGCGTCCATGTCACTGTGGCTGCCGCTGTCGACAGGGCTGACCAGCCCGGGTTTGGGGTAGGCGCTCAGCTCCTGATGGAGGGACTGCAGGGCGGCCAGGCCGATGGACCGGGGGGAAGGACGATCGATCGGCCGGGGGAAAAACCTTGGGCCGGGATGTGTTTTCGGCTGTTTGTTCATGGTGGTCCTCCCCGGGAAACGACAGGCCTAAACTGAATCCAACCCACTACAGGGTTGAGATCAGATCGGCGAAACGTTCGCCCTGCACGATAATATGATCTTTAAGGAGGTTTGCCGCCAGTTCGCCGTCACCGGTGACGATCGCCATATAGACTTCGGTATGCTCCTCATGGGAGGTTCTCATCCGGTCCCTTACCCGCAGCTGAAGGCGCCGGTAGGCACTCACCCGACGTTTGAGGTTTTTGCATTCGTCGATCAGGAAGCCGTTATGGCTGGCCGCATAGAGGGCGGAATGAAACTCTTCGTTCCGCCGGTAATATTCATCCGGGTCGTTCTTTTCTCCGGCCTCCTTGCAGGCCTGATGGGCTTCAAGCAAGGCATGCTGGTCAGCATCGGTCATGCGCCGGGCAGCAAGCCGCCCGCACATCGCTTCGAGTTCGGCCATCACCTCGAACATTTCGCAGATGCGCTGCGGGCTGACTTCGGCGACGACGGCACTGCGCCGCGGCTGCATGACGATCAGCCCTGAAAAAGCCAGTTGCATCAGCGCTTCGCGAACCGGCGTCCTTGATACCTTGAATTCCGTCGCCAGTTCCGTCTCGTCAAGCGGCATGCCCGGCAGGTAGATACCGGTGGCAATGCGCTCCTCGATTATTTCCCGCAGTCGCTCTGAACGACGTAACGGGATTGGCCCCTTCACCATGGGTGACCTCACGTTTTAAGGTTTCTCGGCATGGCCCCGTGGAGCCGATGTTGAACCGGCCGTAGAGGCTCGGGCCTGTTATTCGATGATCAGAAGGACGTCCCCTGCATTGATGCGGGCACCGGCCACGACCTTGATCGCCGTAACCGTACCGTCGCAGGGGCTGGGAATTGGATTCTTCATCTTCATCGCTTCGCAGACGATGACTTTCTGCCCCTTCTCCACCTTATCGCCGACATTGACGTTTATCGCTTCCACTTTACCCGGCATTCTTGCTTTGATTTCCACAATTAACCTCCTGTGAGTTATTATTCGAGTCAGTTCAAGGACGAAGGACAGGCATAAAAATCCTCCCTGTTATCCGTTCTCCGTTATACCGGATACGGCGGTGACAAGGATCCAGCTGTGGGTGAATCGGAGGTCGCCATCGGCTTCGTGCAATTGAATTCCCGCCTGGAGACCGGCTCGGGACAAGGCCCCCATGACCTCGCGGATCGGTTCGGTGCGTCCCGGCACCGAGACGATTCGCGCCCATTCGGAAAAGTTGCGCGGCTGTTGCCAATCTTCCTCCGCCGTCGATTCGAAGCCGCCGAAACGCAGGGCGGCCAGAAATTCCTCCCTTGAGAACATGTGCACATGCGTCGGATCGCGCAACTGTTCAAGGGCGTTATGCAGCCTCGATTCCGTCGGGTCCGGGGAGGAGAGGATATCCGCCGCGATCAACCTCCCCTGCGGGCGCAGGACACGGCGGCACTCGGCAAGAACCGCCTGGATATCGGTAAAATGGTGAAAGGACAGGCGGGTGACGATGACGTCGAACTCGGCGGCGCAAAAGGGGAGGGCCTCGGCGAAAGCCTCGCAAAAGGTCACGTTGGACCGGCCGGATTTCTCCAGACGCGCCCGGGCCAGGGCCAGCATTTCGGGGGTGGCGTCCAGGCAGACCAGTTCGGAGGCGAGCGGAGCGATGGCTTCGGCGACGATGCCGGGTCCGCAGGCGATCTCCAGAACCCGACCGGCCGGGGCCGGACCGAGGGCGGCGCCGATGCTTCGCAGGGTCCGGGCATCCTGAAACGCCGGCGCCGAAGCCATACGGGTGGCCTGACGGCCGAATTCTTCCTGGATCTGCTCAGCCATGGCCACCCCCTGTCATGGGCAGGCTGGTTGGCAACTCCTCCTGCGGCAGTTCCGTCCATAGCCTTTCCCGGGGAAAGAGGGCGACATCGGCGAGGCTTTTGCCGAGAACCGTCTGTCCCTCGCCGAAGAGTTCCTTCAGGTGCACCCCGTAGCCATTGGGCAGGTCGAGTTCGATGTCGATGCGCAGGGCAAAGTCCCTTTCGATGTCGGCGATTTTGCAGAGAAATTCAAAGAGCGCCTCCCGGGGGGCAGGCGCCACCAGGAGGTCCAGGTCCGAGTCCTGGTGGGTGCAGGGCAATCCCGTATAAAGCTCCGATGCGGCCGAACCCCAGACTCCGAGACAAAGACCTAAGGCCCGGGCCTCTCTCCTGGCCGCCGCAAGGGCCCCGGTGCATGGATTGCGGGGTGGGGGACCGGGCCATAACAGGAGTTCGTAGGGACTCGTTGTCGTCGCGATATCCTCCCGACGGACAAAGGCGGCGACCCGCAGACGCCCGTCTCGACCGGGGAGAGGGGCACTGAAGCCGACCGGGATCCAACCGGGGCGCAGGGGCCCCTCTTCCCGGCGGACCACGCCCGGGACCCGTGCCCCCGCCATTTCCGGCAGCAGAACGGGTGCATAGCGTTCCCTGAGCAGCGGTCCGTCGGGGGCGCTTCCCGCCAAATCGGCGAGAATGGCGTCTCGTCCGCTGTCGGTGATGTCCAGCAGGGTGTGCCGCTTCAGGTTCATGCTCTCCCTCGATCGTGAGTTTTTAAGCCGTGGCGTTCAGCGGGTCTTGTGCCAGGTCGGGTCTGTTTTGGCCGTCTGTTGCAGTTCGAGCTGGGCCTGGACCATGAGATCAAACATCCGGGTCTTCCCGGGTCCGGTGAAGACGGCCGCCACCTCCGGGCAACAGCCCCGCGCGCCAAGGGCCGGCACCAGCTCCAGGACGCTCTCCGGTGCACCGAGCTTCAGATCGGGCCGGACCTTCACGACCCGCCCCTTGATGCGCAGGATCGTCCTGGCAACGCGGCCCACCGTTTCTGCCGAACCGAGAGTGGTGGCACTGACATAGACTTCATATTCCGGATGGGTGCGCTGGCGGCGATAGGTGATGATTTCTCCTGCGGGCTGTCCGGCCACCCGGCAGACATGGCCGGAGGCGCTGATGGGAAAGCTGTCCCCCATCGGCAGTCCGCCCACCACAAGTTCGCTGAAATGCTCCTGGTGGGACGAGGGGATGAGGCCGATATCGTCGCGCAGCGGGATGCCGTCCAGGGTCAGCCAGCCGAATTCCTGGCAGCCGTAGAGATCGTGCACCTGCCAGCCAAAGGTTTCAGCGATCGGCAGGAGTTCCAGGTCGAGGGTCGTGCCGGCCGTGAAGAGGATCAGGTCGCGGGGGATCCGGTCTGCCAGCCCGAGGGTGCGGGCTTCTTCCAGCGAGGCGCGTATAAAACTGGATTCACCCAGGACAACGGCCGGCTTGTCCCTGCACAACGTCAGGATGAAGGCATCGCGGCTGGAGCGTTGGGGAAAGTTCCAGGTCAGGCCGAATTCGGTCAGGGCCGCCGTCGGAAAGACATTCACCAACGGCGCGTAGGAGACCAGGAGATGACTGCCGGGGGAGACCCCCGCCAGCCGGAAGGCCTTGAGGGACGCCCTGGCTCTTTCGGGGAGTTCGGCATGGGTGACGCCGACGATATTCTGGAAGGCGGTGGACCCGGTGGTGAAACTCACGAAGGCCAGATTGTAGGGAGTATGAATCTCCTCGATGACGTGCGCGGCCGTCGCGCCGGCAATCCCCTTGTCGGCGAGGGTGCGCCGGTCCACCGTTTCCAGGGTCGGCGCCGTAGCGAATTCATCCACCATGTCCGCAAGATTTTTCAACAGGTCCGACATGCCCCATCCTTTCCCAGCGTCCCGTTAGAGGAACCGAGCCCCAGCAGGTTAAGACAGATATCTTCCGGATACTGCGGCAAACTCGTCATCCATTGTCTGCATAACCTTGCGCCGGGTCAGACGGCTCCCTCTTTCGGCGGCCAGGAGACCCCGTCCCCAGGGACCGAGCTCCTCGTCCCTGCCGGCGAGTTTTTTCCCCCGCACTTCAGCGACATGGGCAATGACCCGCTCACGCATGGCTTCGATGCTGTCGATGAGCTCCTCCACACCGCCAAGCTGATAAAAGAAGTCCGGGCCGGCGGCAAAGACCGGGTTGTCCCTGGCCAGTTCCTGCAGCCACTCGATATCGAGCTTGGTGATGCGGGAAATGCTGGTGATCGGCATCACGTGGATCATGGTATGGAACTGGGGGCCGAGGGACAAGACATGGTCGGCCTGCAGGCCATGGCAGAGGAATCCGCCGGAGATGGCCCGCCCGACGACGATCGCCACGATCGGATGCCCCGCTTTGCGGGCTTCGGCCAGCGCCAGCTGGTAGGCACCGGTGGCCTTGTTCATGCCGAAGATCTCCTCCTGCTTGCCGGGGCCGTTGCCGGGGGTGTCGACGATCAGAAGGAGGGGGCGTTTTTCGGCCAGGGGCCGGTCGCGATCGGCCCTGATGCTGTGGTAGACAGCAAGGGCCATTTTATACCCCTCTTCCAGGCCGATGATGCCGGCGTAGACCACGGGGAATTTGGGATTGGCGGTCATGGCGTCGCTGGCAATGACCGTGCAGGCCTCGCCGTTGAGCGCGGCGGTGCCGATGACGGCGCTGGCGCCGAAATCCTCGTCGGTCACCCGCAGGTCACCGACTTCCCCCTCCCGGAAACTTTCGGGATCCACGATCATCTCTAGGGCGGCACGCCCCTGGCCGATCAGATCTTCCATGTTATCCCCCTAGCAGAGGTTCGTGAGGCGTTTGACCGTTTGCAGAAACTCGTCGAGTGGCATATCCGTCAGGTCGTCGGGATTTTCATTCCCCGCGGCTCTCCAGACATCCCTGGCGTCTTTCGGGGCGGTGGCGACACAAAGGTCAACCCACCTGAGCTGAGCCCGGATCTTTTCCAGGCTGCCGATACAGCTCAGGGCCGCTATCTCCGCATAGGGTTTGGCCAGGACTTTCTGCAGGGCGGCGCGGAAGGCGGCGATGGAGTCGGCCACCAGGAAATTGCAGTCGCCCATGATGTATTTATGCCTGCCGCCGGTGGTCCGGTAAACCAGGGCCCGGTCCGAGGCATCGAACTCGTCTTTCCCCAATTCTTCTTCGATGACCTCGGGGCCGGTCAGCCCGAGACGTCCGAACTGGCTCATGATAATCGCGTCGGTGGCCGCCGCCACGAAACCCATGCCGCCAAAACAACCGACCCGGCTGCCGATCAAGGAGACGATGGGCACCTTCCCCTTGCAGTCTTGAAACTGATCCATCAGTTCCGCGTGCGCCAGCAGACCCGCATTGGCTTCA
This region includes:
- a CDS encoding sulfite exporter TauE/SafE family protein produces the protein MSLMTIMAILLGGVFAGFLTGLLGVGGGVVMVPTLYQIFLAQGVTTRTAFMTAVATSLFVMIFSGAYAAYIHRQNGLLDRNLVLWTGLGTIFGAIFGAHLLIVSDDRWVRFGFGIFLWAVAASMYLPTAKERLKGHIPSTGYKAGLVLTGILMGIVSGLFGIGGTTLVVPALVVFFGVTIHQAIATATALIVVTALSGASSYLLAGFNDPQTMIPGAGWVHPLAALVMILGAFTASRLGIRIAMRIPRPQLKGLMVVFQLIVGARFIFF
- a CDS encoding malonate decarboxylase subunit epsilon is translated as MKGLGILCSGQGNQHPEMFDLLDGDEAAGKVLHLSANLLGSPPDALARKADPRELFRNALAQPLISSLQLATWAALRNRLPTPRVFGGYSLGELPAYGCAGALSTEETLSLATRRAALMDAASPPASGLSALRGLGRAQIEGLCRETGAEMAIVNGPDHFIVGGSEEILTLLESLALETGAQTVRRLQVGVPSHTSVLAEAGRGFHSLLEASALTNPPVPILAGISGAVVRRREEGIAALTQQISQTLNWAACMAAAWEMGCRVFLELGPGTALTKMVQDVYPEAKARSVDEFRSLKGVTSWVLKHCG
- the mdcB gene encoding triphosphoribosyl-dephospho-CoA synthase MdcB; translation: MNKQPKTHPGPRFFPRPIDRPSPRSIGLAALQSLHQELSAYPKPGLVSPVDSGSHSDMDAATFFRSLFSLRGYFREIALAGMGNAPFAALKELGIAAEERMLKATRGVNTHRGAIFNLGLLAAAAGHLRNADLSLQNEALAVVVRERWGEAIRLHGTRLPRISHGSQVAANHGVGGALLEASSGFPHVFKVGLPALQKSLHQGADPNSAAVQCLFALMEVLPDTNLLYRGGEQGLTFAQESARAFLAAGGVHRPGWQLHAGAIHREFVALNLSPGGSADLLAATLFVYRLQS
- a CDS encoding GntR family transcriptional regulator — its product is MVKGPIPLRRSERLREIIEERIATGIYLPGMPLDETELATEFKVSRTPVREALMQLAFSGLIVMQPRRSAVVAEVSPQRICEMFEVMAELEAMCGRLAARRMTDADQHALLEAHQACKEAGEKNDPDEYYRRNEEFHSALYAASHNGFLIDECKNLKRRVSAYRRLQLRVRDRMRTSHEEHTEVYMAIVTGDGELAANLLKDHIIVQGERFADLISTL
- a CDS encoding biotin/lipoyl-containing protein; its protein translation is MEIKARMPGKVEAINVNVGDKVEKGQKVIVCEAMKMKNPIPSPCDGTVTAIKVVAGARINAGDVLLIIE
- a CDS encoding class I SAM-dependent methyltransferase; translated protein: MAEQIQEEFGRQATRMASAPAFQDARTLRSIGAALGPAPAGRVLEIACGPGIVAEAIAPLASELVCLDATPEMLALARARLEKSGRSNVTFCEAFAEALPFCAAEFDVIVTRLSFHHFTDIQAVLAECRRVLRPQGRLIAADILSSPDPTESRLHNALEQLRDPTHVHMFSREEFLAALRFGGFESTAEEDWQQPRNFSEWARIVSVPGRTEPIREVMGALSRAGLQAGIQLHEADGDLRFTHSWILVTAVSGITENG
- the mdcG gene encoding malonate decarboxylase holo-[acyl-carrier-protein] synthase; translated protein: MNLKRHTLLDITDSGRDAILADLAGSAPDGPLLRERYAPVLLPEMAGARVPGVVRREEGPLRPGWIPVGFSAPLPGRDGRLRVAAFVRREDIATTTSPYELLLWPGPPPRNPCTGALAAARREARALGLCLGVWGSAASELYTGLPCTHQDSDLDLLVAPAPREALFEFLCKIADIERDFALRIDIELDLPNGYGVHLKELFGEGQTVLGKSLADVALFPRERLWTELPQEELPTSLPMTGGGHG
- a CDS encoding acyl carrier protein → MSDLLKNLADMVDEFATAPTLETVDRRTLADKGIAGATAAHVIEEIHTPYNLAFVSFTTGSTAFQNIVGVTHAELPERARASLKAFRLAGVSPGSHLLVSYAPLVNVFPTAALTEFGLTWNFPQRSSRDAFILTLCRDKPAVVLGESSFIRASLEEARTLGLADRIPRDLILFTAGTTLDLELLPIAETFGWQVHDLYGCQEFGWLTLDGIPLRDDIGLIPSSHQEHFSELVVGGLPMGDSFPISASGHVCRVAGQPAGEIITYRRQRTHPEYEVYVSATTLGSAETVGRVARTILRIKGRVVKVRPDLKLGAPESVLELVPALGARGCCPEVAAVFTGPGKTRMFDLMVQAQLELQQTAKTDPTWHKTR
- the mdcE gene encoding biotin-independent malonate decarboxylase subunit gamma, whose product is MEDLIGQGRAALEMIVDPESFREGEVGDLRVTDEDFGASAVIGTAALNGEACTVIASDAMTANPKFPVVYAGIIGLEEGYKMALAVYHSIRADRDRPLAEKRPLLLIVDTPGNGPGKQEEIFGMNKATGAYQLALAEARKAGHPIVAIVVGRAISGGFLCHGLQADHVLSLGPQFHTMIHVMPITSISRITKLDIEWLQELARDNPVFAAGPDFFYQLGGVEELIDSIEAMRERVIAHVAEVRGKKLAGRDEELGPWGRGLLAAERGSRLTRRKVMQTMDDEFAAVSGRYLS
- a CDS encoding biotin-independent malonate decarboxylase subunit beta, giving the protein MSSRWDSLQQRSFLECSARTRALGLVDAGTFTELAGPRHRFSSPHLPLLGEAVEFDDGIVTGVGLLGTKPLFVASQEGRFIGGSVGEVHGAKLVNIVRLARKAYDRMLAANPELPEAKRPAVVISFETGGVRLHEANAGLLAHAELMDQFQDCKGKVPIVSLIGSRVGCFGGMGFVAAATDAIIMSQFGRLGLTGPEVIEEELGKDEFDASDRALVYRTTGGRHKYIMGDCNFLVADSIAAFRAALQKVLAKPYAEIAALSCIGSLEKIRAQLRWVDLCVATAPKDARDVWRAAGNENPDDLTDMPLDEFLQTVKRLTNLC